Part of the Shewanella eurypsychrophilus genome is shown below.
CTGAGGTTGAATTGGCCTGAAGATTATTATGGACTCGTTATCGGTATTAACGCGGGGTTTCATTTAGGAGGCGACGCTTTCTGGCAAGCGGTCAAGGAGGGAGAAATCAGTGTCAGCGAGGTGAAAGGAAACCGAGAAAACATTTTACAGTTGGGGCTTAAGCGTATCGATTGCTATCTCAATGACAGGATCTCTATTTTGTGGGAGCTTAAACAACTCAAGTTAACTGGCGAGTATGATGAAGCTGGTAAACACGTAGTGCTAATGGAAGGTGCCACAGTGAGTATAGAGCAAGGCTTTGTCGGTTTTACCAACATGGATAAAGGAAAGTACCCATTTAAAGAAGATTTTAAGAAGCAACTCGATAGCGCTATATACAATATGCGCAGAACAGGTGAAATGCAAAAAATCGTCAACGACTTTTTGCGCTAAGCTCGGGTACAAAAATTCTACCATTTCGTCATCAATGTGCCTTTAATTGAAAAACTGAGGTACAAATCACTCCTGCTACAAGGTCTCGCTACCTGCGACTTTCGACATTTTTTGCTTAGCCACTCACTTAACTTCATGATTAAACCTGCTCTGGCATGCTTATTGTCAGTTAATGTTTTTCAAATGAGATGAATTTGGTAGAATAACGGTAATTAAAGGAGAGTTATCAATGTCAGTTTATGTAGTGGGCCATAAGATCCCAGATTCAGATTCAATTTGTGGTGCTATTGCACTTGCACACCTTAGAAATCAGATCGGTGAGCCGTCTATTCCTGCTCGTTTAGGTGAACTATCACCTGAAACCGCATTTATCTTAGAAAAATTTGGTTTTGAAGCGCCAGAATTTAAAACCAGCTATGCCGGTGAAGAGGTCTTTATCGTCGATCATTCTGAGCTGACTCAAGCGCCGGATGATATCGCCGAAGCGACAATCGTTGGAATTGTTGATCACCATAAGCTAGGTGATTTAACCACATCGACGCCATTAGAGTGTTGGATCCGCCCTGTGGGTTGTAGTAATACTATCATCAAGATGATGTACGATTTCCACAATGTTGAGATCACCAAAGATATCGCTGGCATCATGATGTGTGCAATTTTGAGTGACACGGTTATTTTTAAATCTCCTACTTGCACAACTGCCGATATCAAGTGTGTTGAAGCGTTAGCTGAAATCGCTGGCATCGAGGACTTTAAAGAGTTGGGCATGGATATGTTCAGAGTTAAGTCTGCAGTCGAAGGTACACCAGTACGTGATCTTGTTATGCGTGACTTTAAAGACTTCAAAATGAATGGTCACCTAGTCGGTATCGGTCAATTGGAAGTTATCGATTTAGCCGTTTTTGATGATATAAAGGTTGAACTAGAAGCTGATATCGCAGCATTAAAAGCTGAAGGTGGACGCCATAGTATGTTATTGCTATTGACCGACATCATGAAAGAGGGCTCTGAGCTATTGATCGTCAGTGATGATGCGACTCTGACCGAGCGTGCCTACGGTAAGACTACCGAGAATGGCCGCGTGTGGCTAGAGGGTGTATTGAGCCGTAAGAAGCAAGTTGTGCCTCAGCTACAGGAAGCACTGGCTTAAACTGATCTTTATAGACAGTTAACCACTGTTAAGTAAACAGAATTGAAAGGCCGAAACAGCAATGATTCGGCCTTTTATTTTGTCCGTGGAATGCTTGGTTTTAAATGCTCACTCTTAAGTTGAGGCTGGAGATGTCTCTCTTAGTTTACTCAAGCGTGCTTGGGCCAGACCTAATACCGAATCTGCTGGATGCTCATCGAGCTGCTTCGACTTTCTGTCTAGATTAATCCCGGACTCGATACCTGTCAGCAACTCGATGGCCTGACTGACATGGTCAATGGCCCAGATATTAAATTTGCCTTTCTTGACCGCCTCGACAATGTCGCTACGCAGCATCAGGTTCTGCATGTTCGTCTTAGGAATAATCACCCCTTGAGTGTTAGTACGTCCCTTGATAGTGCAGACATCGAAGAAGCCTTCTATTTTCTCGTTAACACCGCCGATAGGCTGGGCTTCACCGAACTGATTCATCGAGCCTGTGATGGCGACATCTTGTCTGATCGCCTGATTAGAAAACGAAGACACTATGGCACACAGTTCGGCCATGGTGGCGCTATCACCATCGACACCACCGTAAGATTGCTCGAAGGTAATATGGGTGGTGAGGGGGATCTTGGCGGTCTTCCCCAGCAAGGATGCCAGATAGGCCGATAAGATCATCACGCCCTTGGAGTGTAGGCTACCGCCTAAGTCCACTTTTCTCTCTATGTCGAACACCTTGCCTTCACCGAATGCCGTGGTTGCCGTGATGCGGTTCGGCGCACCGAACTGATGATCCGAGGTCGCGATAACCGACAGTGCATTGACCTGTCCGACGACATGATCTTTTGTGCTGATAAGAGTGGTGCCTGTAATGAAACTCTCCATCACATTGTCTTTGAGTCGGCATACGCGCATCTCATGATTGTGCAGGGCCTGCTCGACATGGCTGGCGCGGATCATGTTGGCATTGACAGCGCGAGCGCAGTAATTAGACTCTCGTAGCAGGTTGGCAATATCGGCCGAGTGCAGGGAGAGTTTGTTCTGATCATCGGCCTGACGAGAACTGAATTCTATGATGCGTTTTATGGCATTGCGATCACAATGCAGCATCTTGTTGCCATGGACGATACTGGAGATAAACTTGGCGTATAGGGCCTCAGATTTCTCGGTACGTGGCATCACATCTTCAAAATCTGCGGTCACCCTAAACAGTTCACTAAATTCGGGATCATAATGCTGCAGTAACTGATAAGTCTGATAATCACCGAATAAGATGATTTTTACATCCAGAGGAATAGCCTCGGGATCCAATGAGATGGTGCCAGACAGGGTGACTTCGCGTTCGAGGGAACTCAGACTGAGCTTGCGCGAACGAAGGGCACGCTTAAGGCCGTCCCACACATAGGGCTGTTCCAATACCTTGGCGGCATCTATCATCAGCACGCCGCCGTTGGCCTTGTGCAGACTGCCGGAGCGGATCAGTGAGAAATCAGAAAAGATGGTGCCCTTGAAGGTCGCATTCTCTATATAACCGAAGATGGAGTGATAGTTGGGTGACTCCTCGACTATGATAGGCATCTTGCCGTCGTCTTGATTGACCAGCACATTGACCTGATAGCGGCGGGGCATCTTTTTGTCTAAAGAAGCATAAGAAAGTGCCAGTTGCTCCTCGTTATCTTCGAGAAATAGATCTAAGTTATCGAGAATGTCTTTATGCATAGCACCAAGATAGCTCTTAACGGCCGGAATGGCGCTGTATTTATCCTTGAGCTTAGTCATCAGGTGGCTGAGAACATCCTGAGCCACCTGCTCATCTTGCTTCTGTTGCTTGTCAGAGTATTCCTCTTCCCACACGGTAAATTGACGGATTATGACTCTGAGCTTAGATTCGAGTTCGACGATAGAGGTTTCTAAGGCATCTTGCTGTTTCTTGGTCAGGGCCTTAAATGTCTCGTCGGTATGGGCTTCCTCACCGTTCATGGCCACAAGCTCATAACTGCCCTGGGCCGTGATGGTCAGGCTGATACTGGCATCTTTGGCTTCCTTAGTGAGGCCTGTAAGTGCAGATTCCTGCCTGTTCGACAGTTGACTCTTGAGCTTCTCGGCGCTGGAATAATACATCTCATTGTCGAACGCCAAAGGCAACGCCTTGGTCAGCTTGATGATGAACTTCTCGACATCTTTCTTGAACTCGATCCCCGAGCCGGCCGACAGCTTCAGCACCTTAGGCACTCGGGCTTCATCGAAGTTAATCACATAACACCAGTCATGAAGAGTATGACCGCGGCCGTTGGGCTCGTGACGATTGAGATAACGCATCACCATGGTGCGCTTACCCAAGCCGTTACGGCCGATGGCGTAGATGTTATAACCTTTGTCTGGCATGGACATGGCAAATTCGACGGCTTGTTGGGCGCGTTCCTGTCCGACAATTTCATCCAGGGGAGTTAAGTGTTTAGTCGACTTACAATCGGCCTCCAGGCCTGATAGCTCAGAACTGCGGTAAAGCTGGTCACTGCTTAGAGGGGATAACGGAGATATTGGCATAGGCAACCTCGTATATGACTCTTGATGATTTCAGTGTAGGCATGAAGATTTGAAATTTCAGTAGTTAATTTCGATAGTTAGCGAATTCTAGCCAATAAAGTGTTTAAGCGCTCATTTTATAAACACTCAGGTGGGTTTGTCGACAAAATAGATAGGGAAAAGCAGAGAAGCCGATCACTCAAATAGCTGATGACAGTGTTTATTTTAAATTAGGAGCTGTTGGATTTTATGATTACGACGCAAAAATAGCGGAGCTTTGACTTGAGCAAAGCCCCGCATATACCCATTAAGAAGTGATCACAGCTCTACGCTGCCTTATTCTTATTACTGAAGCGATACACCAGTAGATAGAGCACTGGCAGAACCACTAAGGTCAATAGTGTTGATGAAACGATACCGCCGATGACGACGGTTGCCAACGGTCGCTGAACTTCGGCGCCGGTGCCGACATTCAGTGCCATAGGGATGAAACCTAGACTGGCAACTAAGGCTGTCATCATTACCGGACGTAATCGCTGACTTGCGCCTTGTTTTATCGCATCGATAAGCTCTAACCCTTGCTGTTTTAGCTCCTTGATAAAGCTCAACATTACCACACCGTTTAGCACGGCGATCCCCGATAGCGCGATAAAACCGACCGCTGCAGAAATCGATAGTGGCATGTCTCTAAGCACAAGGGCTAATATCCCACCAGTTAGGGCCAGAGGCACGCCGCTGAAGATAATTAAAGAATCTCGAATAGAGCCAAAAGCACCATATAGCAGACCGAAGATAAGCAGTAAGGTCAACGGCACAAGGATCATCAAGCGGTTAGAAGCAGATTCAAGCTGCTCGAATGTGCCGCCGTATTCACTCCAGTAACCGCTGGGCAAATTAAGCTCATTACCCATGACTGACTTAGTGTCCTGAATAAAAGACCCCAGATCTCTGCCTTCAACGTTCGTGGTCACAACAACATGGCGCTTACCACTTTGGCGGTTTATCTGGTTAGGGCCAACTTTAAACTTGATGTCAGCAACTTCCCCCAAGGGGACATAGCTAAGATCTGGATTAAGCTCAGCGGGCAGAGCAATTGGCAGACTTTCTAAAGCCCGAAGGTCTTGACTGATACCATCAGCCATACGAACGACGAGCTTAAAACGACGATCGCCTTCATAGATAAGCCC
Proteins encoded:
- a CDS encoding substrate-binding periplasmic protein gives rise to the protein MKCFQMLMALSLSLWLSTMVLAEDIEVTIYADANYPPYSYFEEGELKGIYTQIIKVGVSRMKGYKVNLVAVPWKRGLRLIENGEGFAIYPPYFHLEKRPYIWPYSMPILDERVIVMCREELFFRALRLNWPEDYYGLVIGINAGFHLGGDAFWQAVKEGEISVSEVKGNRENILQLGLKRIDCYLNDRISILWELKQLKLTGEYDEAGKHVVLMEGATVSIEQGFVGFTNMDKGKYPFKEDFKKQLDSAIYNMRRTGEMQKIVNDFLR
- a CDS encoding manganese-dependent inorganic pyrophosphatase — encoded protein: MSVYVVGHKIPDSDSICGAIALAHLRNQIGEPSIPARLGELSPETAFILEKFGFEAPEFKTSYAGEEVFIVDHSELTQAPDDIAEATIVGIVDHHKLGDLTTSTPLECWIRPVGCSNTIIKMMYDFHNVEITKDIAGIMMCAILSDTVIFKSPTCTTADIKCVEALAEIAGIEDFKELGMDMFRVKSAVEGTPVRDLVMRDFKDFKMNGHLVGIGQLEVIDLAVFDDIKVELEADIAALKAEGGRHSMLLLLTDIMKEGSELLIVSDDATLTERAYGKTTENGRVWLEGVLSRKKQVVPQLQEALA
- a CDS encoding Lon protease family protein, producing the protein MPISPLSPLSSDQLYRSSELSGLEADCKSTKHLTPLDEIVGQERAQQAVEFAMSMPDKGYNIYAIGRNGLGKRTMVMRYLNRHEPNGRGHTLHDWCYVINFDEARVPKVLKLSAGSGIEFKKDVEKFIIKLTKALPLAFDNEMYYSSAEKLKSQLSNRQESALTGLTKEAKDASISLTITAQGSYELVAMNGEEAHTDETFKALTKKQQDALETSIVELESKLRVIIRQFTVWEEEYSDKQQKQDEQVAQDVLSHLMTKLKDKYSAIPAVKSYLGAMHKDILDNLDLFLEDNEEQLALSYASLDKKMPRRYQVNVLVNQDDGKMPIIVEESPNYHSIFGYIENATFKGTIFSDFSLIRSGSLHKANGGVLMIDAAKVLEQPYVWDGLKRALRSRKLSLSSLEREVTLSGTISLDPEAIPLDVKIILFGDYQTYQLLQHYDPEFSELFRVTADFEDVMPRTEKSEALYAKFISSIVHGNKMLHCDRNAIKRIIEFSSRQADDQNKLSLHSADIANLLRESNYCARAVNANMIRASHVEQALHNHEMRVCRLKDNVMESFITGTTLISTKDHVVGQVNALSVIATSDHQFGAPNRITATTAFGEGKVFDIERKVDLGGSLHSKGVMILSAYLASLLGKTAKIPLTTHITFEQSYGGVDGDSATMAELCAIVSSFSNQAIRQDVAITGSMNQFGEAQPIGGVNEKIEGFFDVCTIKGRTNTQGVIIPKTNMQNLMLRSDIVEAVKKGKFNIWAIDHVSQAIELLTGIESGINLDRKSKQLDEHPADSVLGLAQARLSKLRETSPAST